The genomic region TCGTGTCGCGGTGGCTCGGGTTGCCCCCGTGATGTGAATGTATTTTTGGGCACTGAGCCCGCCCGTGAAGCCTTCCGGTCCTTCTCGGAACATCCTGGCCAACGCTTTTTCCTGACGTGAATTCAATTGCCCCCTTAGCCGATCATATAATTTGGTTTTTTTGATCAAAAACTCGATCCAGCTTTGGGTATAGGCTTGGGCGGCAATCACCAAGTCCGCGAAATAGATCAGCCAACCGGTAATTTCGTTGTGTCGATTGGCGCGCTCAAGGGCTTCGTAGTAGGTCTTTTTGTTGCGTTCGATGGTGGTGGCAAGTGCAATCAGGGTCGGTTGACCCAAACTTTGAGCCAGCGCTTTTTCGGCAAGCGCCCGTCCGATCCGGCCATTGCCATCTTCAAAAGGGTGGATGCTGACAAAATAGAGATGGGCCTTGCCGGCGCGCACTAAAGCCGGCAGCGGGCTTTTTCCCTCGGGTGCTGTATCATTAAACCAGGCAATAAACCGATCCATCTCCGGCATCATTTCAGAGGATGGCGGGGCTTCAAAATGCACTTTTGGCGCATAGACGGCGCCGGATACGATTTGCATCGGCTCCGGGTGAGTCCGGTACCGACCGATGTCATGCAGGTCACGGCGACCATTCGCCAGCATTTGGTGCCATTCGAATAGCATGGTGTGGGACAGAGGCGCTTCAAACCCTCGATACAACGACACCATCAATTCCGCGATCCCTTGTTCGGCCGGGGAGACTTTGCGATGATCGGACATCAATCCGAATTGGCGGCGAATGGAGGACTGAAGGCTATCTCGGTTAAGGTATTCTCCTTCGATCTCGGAGGTTTTCAGCGCTTCATTGCTGATCAACTCGACGGTTAATTGCCGCTGGTCATCTTCATCAAGATGTTTGAAAGCGCCGAACCTTAGGCCGGCGCCCAGCAGTAAACGCTTTTCGCTTTCCTCAATCCGGGATGGGTCGTAGCTAAAATCAGGCCAGTCAGGTTGTTGCCAGTTCCACATCATGAGTGATATCCCCTCCT from Methylosarcina fibrata AML-C10 harbors:
- a CDS encoding Fic family protein produces the protein MMWNWQQPDWPDFSYDPSRIEESEKRLLLGAGLRFGAFKHLDEDDQRQLTVELISNEALKTSEIEGEYLNRDSLQSSIRRQFGLMSDHRKVSPAEQGIAELMVSLYRGFEAPLSHTMLFEWHQMLANGRRDLHDIGRYRTHPEPMQIVSGAVYAPKVHFEAPPSSEMMPEMDRFIAWFNDTAPEGKSPLPALVRAGKAHLYFVSIHPFEDGNGRIGRALAEKALAQSLGQPTLIALATTIERNKKTYYEALERANRHNEITGWLIYFADLVIAAQAYTQSWIEFLIKKTKLYDRLRGQLNSRQEKALARMFREGPEGFTGGLSAQKYIHITGATRATATRDLQDLVGKGALSRTGERKHTRYHLNLDAIF